Proteins from a single region of Macrotis lagotis isolate mMagLag1 chromosome 2, bilby.v1.9.chrom.fasta, whole genome shotgun sequence:
- the LOC141512143 gene encoding uncharacterized protein LOC141512143 has translation MATRRSQRRKGRRGELGTALLPTLVLALGLSLACFGLLLVVISLGTQASPFSQDLAQQEMVEEKEAEAVMQMISQRQNLAPTLKRRVRLPRAVKGHRARIRKVNAAHYEVRAKSGLDGAQAGMDGTVSGWEEAKINSTNPLSYDAKSAQFTVTRAGLYYLYCQVHFDEGKAVYLKLDLLVDGSLALRCLEEFSATAASSPGPQLRLCQVSGLLLLRPGVSLKIRTLPLAHLKAAPFLTYFGLFQHTAASRVLRLVMSPSLLSPRPLPGQIGGPSRDPVLLVSLWVSWGTALGVAACVVALLTQQAELQTLREEVAQLKGNGGSHQKGNKQPLLIPHKQGIDELEALKDEEMSRRKREVLSQELRHKRKRSVLHLIPINSTSREESDVTEIMWEPALRHGGGLEPQGHVVGVRETGMYFLYSQVLFHDVTFTMGQVVYRDGQGREILSRCICSMPSNLHQAYNSCYTAGVFHLYQGDILSLTIPRAGAKLDLTPHGTFLGLVKL, from the exons atggccACCCGTAGAAGCCAGAGGcggaaagggagaaggggggagCTGGGCACCGCCCTGCTACCCACCCTGGTCCTGGCCCTGGGCCTCTCTCTTGCCTGTTTCGGCCTTCTGCTAGTGGTTATCAGCTTGGGGACCCAGGCATCCCCATTCTCCCAG GACCTAGCCCAGCAAGAGATGGTAGAGGAGAAGGAGGCTGAGGCAGTGATG CAAATGATTTCCCAACGCCAGAATCTAGCTCCTACACTGAAGAGAAGAGTACGCCTTCCCCGTG cTGTGAAGGGTCATAGAGCTCGGATTCGAAAAGTGAATGCAGCCCATTATGAAG ttcgTGCAAAATCAGGGCTGGATGGAGCTCAGGCCG GTATGGATGGGACAGTGAGTGGCTGGGAGGAGGCCAAGATCAACAGCACCAACCCACTGAGTTATGATGCCAAGAGTGCACAATTTACAGTTACCAGAGCTGGCCTCTACTACCTGTACTGTCAG GTACACTTTGATGAGGGGAAGGCTGTATACCTGAAGCTGGACTTGCTTGTGGATGGTTCCTTGGCTCTGCGCTGCCTGGAAGAGTTCTCAGCCACAGCAGCCAGCTCCCCAGGCCCACAACTCAGGCTCTGCCAAGTGTCAGGGCTACTGCTCCTACGGCCAGGAGTCTCCCTGAAGATCCGAACTCTTCCCTTGGCACACCTCAAGGCTGCCCCCTTCCTTACCTACTTTGGACTCTTCCAA CACACAGCTGCTAGCAGGGTCCTCAGGCTAGTCATGTCTCCTTCTTTGCTATCTCCCAGGCCCCTGCCTGGGCAAATAGGGGGTCCAAGCCGGGATCCAGTCCTTTTGGTTTCCCTTTGGGTGAGTTGGGGGACAGCCCTGGGGGTGGCAGCCTGTGTGGTGGCACTTCTAACCCAGCAAGCAGAGCTCCAGACCCTAAGGGAAGAGGTGGCCCAGCTGAAAGGGAATGGAGGGTCTCATCAGAAGGGAAATAAGCAGCCCTTGCTGATCCCCCACAAGCAG GGCATTGATGAACTGGAAGCTTTGAAGGATGAGGAAATGtctagaaggaagagagaagtgcTCTCCCAAGAACTTCGGCACAAGA GAAAACGTTCAGTTCTGCACCTTATTCCCATTAACAGTACCTCTAGAG AGGAGTCTGATGTGACAGAGATAATGTGGGAGCCAGCACTGAGGCATGGTGGAGGTCTGGAACCACAAGGACATGTTGTTGGAGTCCGGGAGACTGGAATGTATTTCCTGTACAGCCAG GTCCTGTTTCATGATGTAACTTTCACCATGGGTCAGGTGGTGTATCGGGATGGGCAAGGAAGGGAGATCCTATCCCGATGTATCTGTAGCATGCCCTCCAACCTTCACCAGGCCTATAACAGCTGCTACACTGCAG GTGTGTTCCATCTATACCAAGGGGACATTTTGAGTCTCACAATTCCTCGGGCAGGAGCCAAACTTGATCTCACTCCCCATGGCACTTTCTTGGGTTTGGTGAAACTTTGA